In the genome of Candidatus Zymogenaceae bacterium, one region contains:
- a CDS encoding B12-binding domain-containing radical SAM protein, which yields MATRRLALVFPDFEGLPLAYRKHIAPLGALVLASLTPPDYEVVFFDGRHMTIPHDLEADVVAISAMTPQIPEAYRLADLFRKRKIPVVMGGAHTSLVPEEALAHADAVVVGEAEGLWGTVLEDVSAGRSRGAYVCLHKPSLSDMPYPRHDLLSSDDYLPIRSIQITRGCPLNCEFCAVPKNFGREYRVRPLDEVIGEIASLSEYLYFVDDNLMIKRRMFRRLFETMTEMDRRWTGMAPLSIASDRKYVDLLARSGCWSMYVDVGPWISVGLKKDVSSLGEQVGKYLDYIAVLQDAGIKVMGSFIFGFDHDTESIFDVTLEFLNKSGIVEAEFLILTPYPKTPLYEKLALQGRIIDEDWGRYNTRHAVFRPKQMAPEQLEEGVEYVWREFYRRNSWVDHSLEVDCPANETHKKLMAAVPNLFRDQVQRAILKTIRDRGEDVRRLSGDDLTDIWRHHDMPIIWKIVEGAVTEGMLELDIDV from the coding sequence ATGGCGACAAGGCGTCTTGCGCTCGTTTTTCCCGATTTCGAGGGTCTGCCTTTGGCATACCGAAAGCATATCGCGCCCCTGGGGGCCCTGGTGCTGGCGTCTTTGACCCCTCCCGACTATGAGGTGGTTTTCTTCGACGGCAGACATATGACGATACCCCATGACCTGGAGGCGGATGTGGTGGCGATTTCCGCCATGACGCCCCAGATACCCGAGGCGTATCGGCTGGCGGACCTTTTTCGGAAACGAAAGATCCCGGTGGTCATGGGGGGGGCGCATACGTCTCTGGTCCCCGAGGAGGCCCTGGCCCATGCCGACGCGGTGGTGGTGGGGGAGGCCGAAGGATTGTGGGGGACGGTTTTGGAGGATGTCTCGGCGGGGAGATCCCGCGGGGCCTATGTCTGCCTTCATAAGCCGAGCCTTTCCGACATGCCGTACCCCCGACACGATTTGTTGAGTTCGGACGACTATCTGCCCATTCGGTCGATACAGATCACCCGGGGATGTCCCCTCAACTGCGAGTTCTGCGCCGTGCCCAAGAACTTCGGCAGGGAATATCGGGTTCGCCCCCTGGACGAGGTCATAGGCGAGATCGCGAGCCTTTCCGAATATCTCTATTTTGTCGATGATAATCTGATGATCAAGCGGCGGATGTTTCGCCGTCTCTTTGAGACCATGACCGAGATGGACCGGCGATGGACCGGAATGGCGCCCCTGAGCATCGCATCGGATAGGAAGTATGTGGACCTCCTGGCCCGTTCCGGGTGCTGGTCCATGTACGTGGATGTGGGGCCCTGGATATCGGTAGGGCTCAAGAAGGACGTCTCCTCCCTGGGTGAGCAGGTCGGCAAGTATCTTGACTACATCGCGGTGCTGCAGGATGCGGGCATCAAGGTGATGGGGTCGTTTATCTTCGGCTTCGATCACGATACCGAGTCCATCTTCGATGTGACGCTGGAGTTCCTCAATAAAAGCGGTATCGTCGAGGCGGAGTTCCTCATTCTGACACCCTATCCCAAGACGCCGCTATACGAAAAGCTCGCACTGCAGGGACGCATCATCGACGAAGACTGGGGGAGGTACAACACCCGCCACGCGGTCTTTCGCCCGAAGCAAATGGCACCCGAGCAACTGGAAGAGGGAGTCGAGTATGTCTGGCGGGAGTTTTATCGGCGCAACAGTTGGGTCGATCACTCCCTGGAGGTCGACTGCCCCGCGAATGAGACACATAAAAAACTGATGGCCGCCGTTCCGAATCTCTTTCGCGACCAGGTGCAGCGGGCGATTCTTAAGACCATCAGGGACAGGGGGGAGGATGTACGGAGGCTCTCCGGGGACGACCTGACTGATATATGGCGTCATCATGACATGCCGATTATCTGGAAGATCGTCGAGGGGGCCGTCACCGAGGGTATGCTGGAGTTGGACATCGATGTGTAA
- a CDS encoding lysophospholipid acyltransferase family protein, with protein MKKNPDSPNQQTGFWKWYHDSGLVRVLLGMSPWFMRTFPRWFFHLVRYPFAFFYYFFGHRFRRAVRGNLTAALSRDASPRDIRRLTWRVFSNVTKMFTDMFYVASLPRERIAELIAPQVGSEHIHEALKGEKGAIFLTGHIGNWELGGMTLGKFDVNVNMVYMPDRTEAFEEQRRLARTDQNVFSIPMDGGFEVSLMIIRKLNAGEIIALKGDRVMRGNGMTVRLFGRDTLFPMGPYLLSYVSGAPILPTFVVLTEDNRYMPFVSEPIFPRRTGNRNRDVLVLAQKMASVIEEYIRRYPDQWYMFYPFWKKDDDSPDASSVDTGKEG; from the coding sequence GAGTCCCTGGTTCATGAGGACCTTTCCGCGCTGGTTTTTCCATCTGGTTCGCTACCCGTTCGCGTTTTTTTATTACTTTTTCGGTCATCGTTTTCGCCGCGCCGTCAGGGGGAATCTCACCGCCGCCCTTAGTCGGGATGCGTCACCCCGGGACATACGAAGGCTGACGTGGCGGGTCTTTTCCAATGTGACCAAGATGTTTACCGATATGTTCTATGTCGCTTCGCTTCCCCGGGAACGCATCGCGGAATTGATCGCTCCGCAGGTGGGAAGCGAGCACATACACGAGGCCCTGAAGGGTGAGAAGGGAGCGATTTTTCTGACCGGCCATATCGGAAACTGGGAATTGGGGGGGATGACCCTCGGCAAGTTCGACGTGAATGTGAACATGGTCTATATGCCCGATCGGACGGAGGCCTTCGAAGAGCAGCGGCGCCTCGCCCGGACGGACCAGAACGTCTTCAGTATCCCGATGGACGGCGGTTTTGAGGTATCCCTCATGATTATCAGGAAGCTCAACGCCGGGGAGATTATCGCCCTGAAGGGCGACCGAGTGATGCGGGGAAACGGGATGACGGTGCGGCTCTTCGGCAGGGACACCCTCTTCCCCATGGGACCGTATCTCCTCTCATATGTCTCCGGCGCGCCGATACTCCCCACGTTCGTGGTACTGACCGAAGATAATCGCTACATGCCGTTTGTGTCCGAACCGATTTTTCCGCGCCGAACCGGGAACCGCAACCGGGACGTCCTGGTTCTGGCGCAGAAAATGGCTTCCGTAATAGAGGAATACATTCGCCGATATCCGGATCAATGGTATATGTTTTATCCGTTCTGGAAGAAAGATGACGATTCCCCCGATGCGTCTTCGGTCGATACCGGGAAGGAGGGCTGA